GCGATCGTCGCTATAATAGGCGCTGACATCCTCCAGCATCAGGCTGCTCAACGGCAGCGGCGCAAAACTCCGGCCCAGCGGCACGGCGCCGGTCACGTCATCCACGCCGATGCGACCGAAACCGACCGTCAATGCGCCCTTGATGTCGTCCGGCAGTCCCTTGGTCCGAGCCACGTCGAAGCGGGCGCGGCCCATCAGCAGCGAAGTCGGCGATAGCCCCGCGCGCACGCTGCCCAACGGCATATTGCCAAGCATCAACTGGTCGACCCGGCCGCTCCATACCGTGCCGCGCACGTCCCGCGCCGCGATGCCCAGCCGCTCCAGCCCGGCAAGGCCGAGCGCGACACGCATCGGGAAGAAGAAGAACAAACCGAATAGGAGGAGCAGGATCAGCGCGATCCGACTGCGACGCGAAAGGCGCAGGCCTATCATCGCGCCTCTCCCCGCACCAGCACCGCCTGTACCGACACGCTGCCCGCCGTGGGCGATGGCCGTGCGCTCATCGTCTCGACACGTACGCCCTGCCCTTCCAGCCGGGCCAACCAGGAAAAGAGCGCGACCGGCCGGACCGAAGCGATGGCGATCTCCATCCGGTCTTCGCCCTGCGCCTGCGCGCGTTCCAGCGTCAGGCCGGCCTCCCCCGCGTCCTGCCCGACAAACTGGTCGAGCGGGATCACGGGGCCATTGGCGGCGGGCGTGCGGGGCAGCGCCTTCAACTGCTTCACCGCCGCGCGAACTGCCGCGTTGCGATCGATCGCCTCGCCCAGCGTATCGCGCGCGCTGCGCTGCGCCCGGTCGAGCGGGGCGATGATGGCGAACCACAAGATCACCCCGGCCAGCAACGCGAACATCACGCCCAGCATATATTGCTCGCGGGTGGAGCGTTCCGCCCAATAAGTGGCTATCCGTTCGATCATGAGCGCACCGTAATCTCTGCCAGCGTCCGCCCGCCGGGGTCCTGGGACGGGGTCGCCGTAATCGTGAAGCCGGCGGCCTGCAGCGCCAGCAACGCCGTGTTGATATCATCCGCCTTGGCCGCTGCCAGCGTTGCACGCACCATTCCGTCGGGATCGCGTGACAGGCTGGTCAACACGACACCCGGCGCATCCTGCATCGCGGCGAACAACCCGGCGACCGGCGCGGTGAAGGCCCGCCCGCCCGCGCCCCGCGCGGCCAATCGCCCGTCCATTTCCACCTGCGCCTGCACCACATCGGTGGCTTCGGGCAGCACCTGCTGCGCCAGCGCCAGGCTGTCGCGATCGAGGCGGCTCGCCTCCATATACTGCCGGGCGGTTGCGACCAGTCCGATCAGAAGGCTGGCGAGCAGGATAAGGCCGCTCCACACCACCATGCGGGCGATCGCCTGCTTGTCCACGGCGCGGCGCGCGCGCTTGGCGAAATCGCCCTGACGCAGATCGAGCGGCGGCGCGTCGAGCGCGACGATGGCGCGCCCTTCGATGATTCCCGCCGACACATCGGCAATCGCCGCGTCGCCGACCAGTACAGGCAAGGCCATGTCCGCCGGGAGCGCCATATCCTGACCGCGCAGCACTGCCTCCCCACCGATCACGCCGCGCGTGAACCCGCTGTCCGGCTCGGGCAGAAGCAGCGGCATGGGAATGATGATGTCCGGGTCCAGCCCGTGATGCTGCGCCCAGAGCAGCCAATGCTGCATATCGGAGCGGCTGGCGACCGCCACGATATGGGACTTGGCCGGATCGTCATTCTCGTCGGTCGCGGCGAAAAGCTGATCGGACGGCAGCAGTCCCGCCGCCAATGCCGCAAGACGCGATGCCGCCCGCCCCTGCCGCACGGGCAGGTCGGGATGGAATATCCAGTGCAATGTCACCAACGCGGCCGGCGGCACCAGCAGCACGCGCGCATGATCCGGCAGCGCGGCGATCCCGCAGGCGGCCAGCCAGTTCGCGCCCACCCCGGACTGGACCGGTGCGCCGTCCACCACGCGCATCCAGCGCGGCGGCGCCTGATCCGTTTCAGGCAGGAAGACGATCAGGGCGTCACGGCTGCTCATGTGCCTGCCCCCCAGCTCCGCCGTACCAGTCTGGCCGGACTTTCCCGCGCGTCGATCAGCGCCCGCTCGACAACCTGTGTTCCCCCGACATCCACCGAAACATCTACTCCGAAAAATCCCGTGGTCATTTTGACCTGTTCCTGCACCTCGGTCATCGGCGACAGACCGACGAGCGAGGGCGCCGCCCAGAATTGCACCGTGCTGCCGTAGCCATCCGCAGGCCGCTGCGCCAGCAATTGCCGCGCCTGAGCGATGCTCAACTGCCCCGGCAACAACATGGCGAAGAGCGGCGCCTGGCCGGGCAGCAGCGTATTGATGTTGATCGGCGACAAATCCGTGACCGGCAGCGCACAAATCCATGGTTTCACCAGATCATATATGGCGGGCGTGATCCCCGCCACCGCCCGCAATTCGCTGGGATCGACCATCATCCGGTTGGCCGCGCGATAGGGACGGGCGGCCCGGGCATAATAATCGTCTTCCGCGCCACCAGGCTGGGGAACGCTGTCGCTGTCGATCCAGTCGGCCAGGCTGGCGGACGCCCCCTGCGCCTGCCGCGCATCCACGCCCAACGCTTCGAGCAACCCCTGGAACTGCGCGACGCCGATCGGGCGAACCTTGAGCGCGGCTTCACTCTCACCACTGACCACGCTGTTGAGATTGAAACAGTTGCCCGCATCGCTCACCCGCGCGATCGCGACGCCGCCGGGCACCGGGATCGTCTGCGGCGCGCCAAGCCAGCCGCCGGCAAGCGTGATCTTCGCCGGACTTGAGGCGACCAGATCGCCAATCCGCAGTCGCGCAACCTCCGTGCCCGCATCGGCGTAGGCCCGCGCCTGGTCGACCGCCCCACCATTGCCCGTCATGCGCGTCGCCAGCGCCAGCCGCTCCAGCGCAATGGAGGCAACCACGGCCATGACCGCCACCAGCAGCAACACGGTCAGCAGCGCGGCGCCCTGCTCGCTTTTCCTGCGCGGATCAGCCACCGACCGCTCCCGCCGTTTCGGCCTGTTTTTCAACCGGCCCCGGCGCCACCAGGAAGGCCAGCGTAACGGGCGGCTCCCCAGTGCGCGTCACGGTCATCTCCACCGCTTTCGGCAGTAAATCCGGCTGGGTCGGCGTCCAGTCCTCACGCCATTCACCCTGCGCGTCGCGAAAGCGCAACGTCACATCCTCGACATGCTCCAGCAGCGCCGCCGGATCGTCGCCCGCCGCGCCGTCCAGCTGCGCATAGGTGCGCCGTTCCAGCCGCCCCTGCCGGACCCAATATTCGACCTTTTGCAGCGATGGGCGCGCCAGGTCGCCCAGATTGTCCCAGCCGCCGCGCACGAACTGCATCACCGGCTGGCCCTCACCCTCGCTATGCGCCCAGAAAGCGGGGGCGAGCGTCCCCGCCTCAGTCCGGGTGATGCGTGGTACAGCCTGGCCCAGGTCGCCGGCCAGCGCGCCACCCGCCCGCTGCACCGCCGCCATATCATCCAACCGCGCCTTGATCTGCGCCTGCGCAGACACGCTGTTGCCCAGCAACAGCACGCCCGCCGCCGCCAGCATGGCAAAGATCATCAGCGCGACGAGCAGCTCGATCAGAGTGAAGCCCTGTTGGGCGGAACGCTCCAGCGACGTGAAGCCGCGCTCGTCGCGCGAAGGTCGCGGATGATCCATCACCCCACCACCCGCACGAAGCTCAGCACCACGGGCGATGTGCCTGGCTGGCCGTCAACAGTCAGGTCGACCTGCAACAGGCGCTTGTCGTCGGTCGCCTTGATGGCGCGGCTCCAGTGCCAGCGACGCCCGCCATTCTCGACATCGCCATCCTCCTCGCCAATCGACGGTGGCGTGGGATCGGTCTGCACTTCCACCATCAGATTGCGCGCGACGATCTGCCCCATTGCCTTGCTGTCGAGATCGGCCGCAGTACGCAGCGTGACGCCCTGCAATCGCACCAACGCCAGCGCCGCGAGACTGAACACCGCCAGCGCCACCAGCATTTCCAGCAGCGTGAAGCCGTGTTCGGCGGAACGCCTGGAAAATAGGAAGCCGTGTTCGGCGGAACGCCTCGGAGACATGAAGCCGTGTTCGGCGGAACATAGCGGAGACTTCGAACCATGCTCGTGCCTCAAACACTCGTCACCCCGGACTTGATCCGGGGTCCAGAGCGTCCGATGCCACCCCTGGCCGCCCTGGATGCCGGGGCGAACCCGGCATGACGGTGAGAGGCCTCCTACTTTACCCACCGACCATGACCTTCCCCGCCATGTCGATGGTCACGGACACCCGCTCGCCTTCGCGCGCCAGGGTCACGGTCAGGGGATCGGTCGGCAGACCAGTGCCGTCGAAGGCGATCTGCTGGCGGCCATCCTTGCCTACCAGCGCACGGGTGCCGCTCTTCCAATTGGCCGTGGCGAAGGGTTTTTCCTCCAGCGGCGCCCATTGACCGCCCTCGCGGCGCTGGAAGCCATAGCCGGAGGCGGAAACCCACAAGCCCATGGGACGCGCGGTAACGACCGCTTCGTCGCGCGCGGCGGCAACGCGCGCGGCAAAGCGGTCGGCATCATCGACCACCCGGCCGCGCGGATCGGGGATGGCAAGCACAACGGCGGCCGAGATGAAGCCGATGATCGTCAGCACGACCATCAGCTCCAGCAGGGTAAATCCGTTTCCGGAACGATCAAAGCTCGCTGGAATAGATATCCGCATTTTCATTCTCGCCGCCCGGCTGGCCATCCGCGCCCAGCGAGCTGATGTCGAACGCCCCCCTGCGACCCGGCACGGTGTAGATATAGGCGCGGCCCCACGGGTCTTGCGGCAGCTTCTTGATATAACCGCCCCGACGGTAACGCTGCGGCTGGGCGAGCGAGGCCGGCGGGTTCAACAGCGCCTGCAACCCATCGCTCGCCGCCGGATAGGTCAGGTTATCGAGCCGATACTGC
This genomic stretch from Sphingobium sp. BYY-5 harbors:
- the gspL gene encoding type II secretion system protein GspL, producing the protein MSSRDALIVFLPETDQAPPRWMRVVDGAPVQSGVGANWLAACGIAALPDHARVLLVPPAALVTLHWIFHPDLPVRQGRAASRLAALAAGLLPSDQLFAATDENDDPAKSHIVAVASRSDMQHWLLWAQHHGLDPDIIIPMPLLLPEPDSGFTRGVIGGEAVLRGQDMALPADMALPVLVGDAAIADVSAGIIEGRAIVALDAPPLDLRQGDFAKRARRAVDKQAIARMVVWSGLILLASLLIGLVATARQYMEASRLDRDSLALAQQVLPEATDVVQAQVEMDGRLAARGAGGRAFTAPVAGLFAAMQDAPGVVLTSLSRDPDGMVRATLAAAKADDINTALLALQAAGFTITATPSQDPGGRTLAEITVRS
- a CDS encoding type II secretion system protein M, whose product is MIERIATYWAERSTREQYMLGVMFALLAGVILWFAIIAPLDRAQRSARDTLGEAIDRNAAVRAAVKQLKALPRTPAANGPVIPLDQFVGQDAGEAGLTLERAQAQGEDRMEIAIASVRPVALFSWLARLEGQGVRVETMSARPSPTAGSVSVQAVLVRGEAR
- the gspN gene encoding type II secretion system protein N, producing the protein MIGLRLSRRSRIALILLLLFGLFFFFPMRVALGLAGLERLGIAARDVRGTVWSGRVDQLMLGNMPLGSVRAGLSPTSLLMGRARFDVARTKGLPDDIKGALTVGFGRIGVDDVTGAVPLGRSFAPLPLSSLMLEDVSAYYSDDRCGHAEGRVRARMAGQFPGLNLSQGLSGVVTCDGDALLLPLVSQSGLEKINLRIWRSGRYVAEMRVETADPALAGTLGQIGFTSVGNAQLLKVEGTL
- a CDS encoding GspH/FimT family pseudopilin, with product MRISIPASFDRSGNGFTLLELMVVLTIIGFISAAVVLAIPDPRGRVVDDADRFAARVAAARDEAVVTARPMGLWVSASGYGFQRREGGQWAPLEEKPFATANWKSGTRALVGKDGRQQIAFDGTGLPTDPLTVTLAREGERVSVTIDMAGKVMVGG
- the gspI gene encoding type II secretion system minor pseudopilin GspI; translated protein: MSPRRSAEHGFLFSRRSAEHGFTLLEMLVALAVFSLAALALVRLQGVTLRTAADLDSKAMGQIVARNLMVEVQTDPTPPSIGEEDGDVENGGRRWHWSRAIKATDDKRLLQVDLTVDGQPGTSPVVLSFVRVVG
- the gspJ gene encoding type II secretion system minor pseudopilin GspJ, coding for MDHPRPSRDERGFTSLERSAQQGFTLIELLVALMIFAMLAAAGVLLLGNSVSAQAQIKARLDDMAAVQRAGGALAGDLGQAVPRITRTEAGTLAPAFWAHSEGEGQPVMQFVRGGWDNLGDLARPSLQKVEYWVRQGRLERRTYAQLDGAAGDDPAALLEHVEDVTLRFRDAQGEWREDWTPTQPDLLPKAVEMTVTRTGEPPVTLAFLVAPGPVEKQAETAGAVGG
- the gspK gene encoding type II secretion system minor pseudopilin GspK, with translation MADPRRKSEQGAALLTVLLLVAVMAVVASIALERLALATRMTGNGGAVDQARAYADAGTEVARLRIGDLVASSPAKITLAGGWLGAPQTIPVPGGVAIARVSDAGNCFNLNSVVSGESEAALKVRPIGVAQFQGLLEALGVDARQAQGASASLADWIDSDSVPQPGGAEDDYYARAARPYRAANRMMVDPSELRAVAGITPAIYDLVKPWICALPVTDLSPININTLLPGQAPLFAMLLPGQLSIAQARQLLAQRPADGYGSTVQFWAAPSLVGLSPMTEVQEQVKMTTGFFGVDVSVDVGGTQVVERALIDARESPARLVRRSWGAGT